Proteins encoded together in one Triticum dicoccoides isolate Atlit2015 ecotype Zavitan chromosome 7B, WEW_v2.0, whole genome shotgun sequence window:
- the LOC119341588 gene encoding probable LRR receptor-like serine/threonine-protein kinase At2g23950: protein MASSVSDPPLLPVVLLLLCAAPFLAFSSEPLNAEVMALVAIKQGLVDAHGVLSNWDEDSVDPCSWAMITCSPRNLVIGLGAPSQGLSGTLSGRIANLTNLEQVLLQNNNITGRLPPELGALPRLQTLDLSSNRFSGRVPDTLGRLSKLRYLKLNNNSLSGPFPASLASIPQLSFLDLSYNNLSGPVPLFPARSFNIVGNPMICGSHVDCAAALAPATGPFPLESTSTPSSRSRSKAGAVGVGVGTGLGASSLLLFAVSCLLWSRRRRHRCPSLLEQGGRDVEGGVAARLGNVRQFGLRELHAATDGFSARNILGRGGFGDVYRGRLADGTAVAVKRLKDPSGASGEAQFRTEVEMISLAVHRHLLRLLGFCAAASGERLLVYPFMPNGSVAARLRGKPALGWQTRKRIAVGAARGLLYLHEQCDPKIIHRDVKAANVLLDEHHEAVVGDFGLAKLLDHGDSHVTTAVRGTVGHIAPEYLSTGQSSDKTDVFGFGVLLLELVTGQRALEVGKGSGLSLSHKGVMLDWVRKVHQEKMLDLLVDQELGPHYDRIEVAEMVQVALLCTQFQPSHRPRMAEVVRMLEGDGLADKWEATNRPPHDGLGDDHRSDPNGWGSFNDYHDNGGSSLGSDEARSIDMAEEMELSGPR, encoded by the exons ATGGCGTCGTCTGTCTCTGACCCTCCACTCCTtcccgtcgtcctcctcctcctctgcgccGCCCCATTCCTCGCATTCTCCTCGGAGCCTCTCAACGCCGAAG TGATGGCGCTGGTGGCCATCAAGCAGGGGCTGGTGGACGCGCACGGGGTGCTGAGCAACTGGGACGAGGACTCCGTTGACCCCTGCAGCTGGGCCATGATCACCTGCTCCCCCCGCAACCTCGTCATTGGCCT GGGAGCGCCCAGCCAGGGCTTGTCGGGGACCCTGTCCGGGAGGATCGCCAACCTCACTAATCTCGAGCAAGT GCTGCTGCAGAACAACAACATCACGGGGCGGCTGCCGCCGGAGCTGGGCGCTCTGCCGAGGCTGCAGACGCTGGACCTCTCCAGCAACCGCTTCTCCGGCCGCGTGCCCGACACGCTGGGCCGCCTCTCCAAGCTCCGGTACCT GAAGCTAAACAACAACAGCTTGTCGGGGCCGTTCCCGGCGTCGCTGGCCAGCATCCCACAGCTCTCCTTCCT GGACTTGTCCTACAACAACCTCTCGGGCCCTGTTCCGCTATTCCCAGCAAGAAGCTTCAA CATCGTGGGCAATCCGATGATCTGCGGGAGCCATGTCGACTGCGCCGCCGCGCTGGCGCCGGCCACCGGGCCCTTCCCGCTGGAATCCACGTCCACCCCGAGCAGCA GGAGCAGGTCAAAGGCTGGCGCGGTGGGAGTGGGAGTAGGGACAGGCCTGGGCGCCTCCTCCCTGCTGCTTTTCGCCGTGTCCTGTCTTCTTTGGAGCCGCCGGCGCCGGCACCGCTGCCCCTCCCTCCTCG AACAAGGTGGCCGCGATGTGGAGGGTGGGGTGGCGGCGCGGCTGGGGAACGTGCGGCAGTTCGGGCTGCGGGAGCTGCACGCGGCCACGGACGGGTTCAGCGCCAGGAACATCCTGGGCAGAGGCGGGTTCGGGGACGTGTACCGGGGCCGGCTCGCCGACGGCACGGCGGTGGCCGTGAAGCGGCTCAAGGACCCCAGCGGCGCGTCCGGGGAGGCGCAGTTCCGCACGGAGGTGGAGATGATCAGCCTCGCCGTGCACCGCCACCTGCTCCGCCTCCTCGgcttctgcgccgccgcctccggcgagCGCCTCCTCGTCTACCCCTTCATGCCCAACGGCTCCGTCGCCGCCCGCCTCCGAG GGAAGCCGGCGCTGGGGTGGCAGACGCGGAAGCGGATCGCGGTGGGGGCGGCGCGGGGGCTGCTGTACCTGCACGAGCAGTGCGACCCCAAGATCATCCACCGGGACGTCAAGGCCGCCAACGTGCTGCTGGACGAGCACCACGAGGCCGTCGTCGGCGACTTCGGCCTCGCCAAGCTGCTCGACCACGGCGACTCGCACGTCACCACCGCCGTGCGCGGCACCGTCGGCCACATCGCCCCCGAGTACCTCTCCACGGGCCAGTCCTCCGACAAGACCGACGTCTTCGGCTTCGGCGTCCTGCTCCTCGAGCTCGTCACCGGCCAGCGCGCGCTCGAGGTCGGCAAGGGCTCCGGCCTCAGCCTCTCCCACAAGGGCGTCATGCTTGACTGG GTGAGGAAGGTGCACCAGGAGAAGATGCTGGACCTGCTGGTCGACCAGGAGCTGGGCCCTCACTACGACAGGATCGAGGTGGCCGAGATGGTGCAGGTCGCCCTGCTCTGCACCCAGTTCCAGCCGTCCCACCGCCCGAGGATGGCCGAGGTGGTGCGGATGCTCGAAGGCGACGGCCTCGCCGACAAATGGGAGGCCACCAACCGGCCGCCGCACGACGGCCTTGGCGACGACCACCGCAGCGACCCCAACGGGTGGGGCTCCTTCAACGACTACCATGACAACGGCGGCAGCAGCCTCGGCAGCGATGAGGCGCGGTCCATCGACATGGCGGAGGAGATGGAGCTGTCTGGACCGAGGTAG
- the LOC119339157 gene encoding ethylene-responsive transcription factor 1-like, with translation MIENSDSLMNISRGRRVPVVTRKVMEVTVWPENKKHRRGGGGGRLFTGHGGRRGLELDNDKEDFEADFEKFEVDSRDYDLELGRGGVDEKEDDDEEVEIKPFVAVKRSLSQDDLSTMPTASFDGPSERPAKRKRKNQIKAICQRPLGKWDAEIRDPSKGVHVWLGTFNSVEEAGRAYDVEARKIRGKKAKVSFPEEPTGFADFASNQPPIPAMNSDAPVEAPDMDIYSDQGSNSLSCSDLGWEYDTNSLDISSIAPISTIAQGAKSALVKNNTYNSLVPHVMENIDVNFEPWMRYLMHDSVDELIDSLLDFDVTRDVVGNMDLWSFDDVPIRGKFF, from the exons atgattgagaactcggACTCCCTCATG AACATTAGTCGCGGACGTCGAGTTCCCGTGGTGACGCGGAAGGTGATGGAGGTCACGGTGTGGCCCGAGAATAAGAAGCACCGACGAGGAGGTGGTGGGGGTCGACTCTTCACGGGGCACGGTGGGCGTAGGGGGCTCGAGCTGGACAACGACAAGGAGGACTTTGAGGCCGATTTTGAGAAGTTCGAGGTTGACTCCAGGGACTATGACCTGGAGCTCGGGCGCGGTGGAGTTGATGAGaaggaagacgacgacgaggaagttGAGATCAAGCCCTTTGTCGCCGTCAAGAGGTCCCTCTCCCAAG ATGACTTAAGCACCATGCCTACTGCTAGTTTTGACGGTCCTTCAGAAAGGCCAGCAAAAAGGAAGAGAAAGAACCAAATAAAGGCTATCTGTCAACGCCCCTTGGGTAAGTGGGATGCTGAAATCAGAGATCCTAGCAAGGGTGTCCATGTTTGGCTCGGTACTTTCAACAGTGTTGAAGAAGCTGGAAGAGCTTATGATGTTGAAGCACGCAAGATCCGTGGCAAGAAGGCCAAGGTTAGCTTTCCAGAGGAACCAACAGGATTTGCTGACTTTGCATCAAACCAGCCACCTATTCCTGCAATGAACTCTGATGCCCCTGTTGAAGCTCCTGATATGGATATCTATTCTGACCAGGGAAGTAACTCTTTGTCCTGCTCTGACCTGGGCTGGGAGTATGACACCAACAGTCTAGATATATCATCCATTGCTCCCATCTCTACCATTGCTCAAGGAGCAAAATCTGCGCTTGTCAAGAATAACACCTATAACTCATTGGTGCCTCATGTTATGGAGAATATTGATGTCAATTTCGAACCATGGATGAGATATCTTATGCATGATAGCGTGGATGAGCTGATTGATAGCCTACTGGATTTTGATGTGACTCGGGATGTCGTTGGCAACATGGACCTTTGGAGCTTCGATGACGTGCCCATACGTGGCAAATTTTTCTAA